In Acidisarcina polymorpha, the DNA window AGCGCCCGCTGCGCTTACAATGGACTGGTATGAAGTCCGGAAAACAGGCTCTCCGCATCACCATCGCTGTTGTAGTCATCGTGGGCACAATCGGCTATCTCGCGCTTAGCGGAGTCAAGGCTAATAAAAGCTACTACGTCACCATTTCGGAGCTCCACGGGATGGGAGGCGACGCCTACACCCGCCATCTGCGGGTCGCCGGCAACGTTGCCCCCGGCAGCATCGAACATTCCGGCACGACTGCCCAGTTCGTTCTCGTCGAGAACAACAACCGCCTTAAGGTCGACTACAAAGGGACTGAGCCGCCGCCTGACACCTTTAAAGACAACGCCCAGGCGCTCGCCATCGGCACCTACGGCCGCGACGGCGTCTTCCACGCCACGGCGCTTCAAGCGAAATGCGCCTCGAAATATGCGCCCAAGCCAGGCGAGACTCCAGGCATGTCGCCCGCTCCCGCTGCAGCGAAGACGGCGTCTTTAGGGGCCGCTCCGCTCAGTCGCTGAGGCGAACAGTTTTCGCGAAAGGCGCTGCGTTCCACGATGGCCGCTCTGCCGACTCGCTATACTCCTTGAAGTGCCCGGCATCCAGCCCCAGATCGTTCAGCTAACCGGCGTCTCCCGTCTTTACGGAACCTTCGCCGCGCTCCGCCAAATCACGATCGGTTTTGATTCCGGTCGCTGCTCTCTACTTCTGGGTGAAAACGGCGCCGGCAAATCGACGCTGCTCCGCACCATCGCCGGCCTGCTTCGACCGACTTTTGGCGAAATCCTTGTCTTCGGAGCCGCTCCATCCGATGGCCGTGACCGGATCGGCTACATGAGCCACGCACCGATGCTCTACGACGAGCTCACCGGGCTTGAAAACCTGCGCTACTTCGCCAGCCTCTACCGCACCCGGCCTTGCCTCGAGCCCAAAGCAGCGATGCAGGCAACCGGCCTGGACCCGGCGCTCGCTCGGCCCATCAGCCAGTATTCGCAGGGCATGCGGCAACGCGCTTCGCTGGCCAGAGTCCTGCTGCCGCAGCCCGAGCTTCTGCTTCTCGATGAGCCCTTTTCGAATATGGACGCAGCCAGCGCCAGGCAGATGCTCGACCTGCTGAGCAACCTCCGCTCCCAGGGCAAGACCATCATCCTCACTACCCATCAGCGCGAACTGGCCGCACCCCTGGCCGACGAATTCATTACGATGCAGGCCGGAGCGGTGATCGCGGTCGAGCAAGCCGCCGGAGCGACCGTTTGAAACCTCCAGCCAAAACCAAGACCAATGCCGCCCGTTATCTTGATTCGCTCGGCATCGCCTACGAACTGCGCGAGTACGAACTTGGCGAGGAGGAGTTTTCCGCGGTTGCCGTCGCCCACAAGATTGGCATGCCGCCGGAACAGGTTTTTAAGACCCTGCTCTGCGCGACCCACGAACGCGATCATCTCTTCGCCATCGTTCCCGGGAACGTCGAACTCGACTTCAAAAAGCTCGCCCAGGCAGCCTGCACGCGCAAGGCCGAAATGGCACCGATCAAAGATGTTCTTCCCCTGACCGGCTACGTCCGCGGCGGAGTGACGGTCTTTGGCGCGAAAAAGGCCTTCCCCGTAATCATCGACGAGACCCTCGAACTCTTCGACCGAATCTCCGTCTCCGCCGGGGCCCGCGGGGTTCAACTGATCCTCGCGCCCACCGACTACCTCAGGGCCGCGGAGTCCTTGGGCTCGACCAAGCTCGCCGACCTCTCCAAATGAACCGCCCCTACGTTCTCACCCACCTCATCCGCGATCTCCGCATCGAGTGGCGCTCGAAAGACGCGATCAACTCGATGCTCTTCTTCGCATTGATCATCGTTGTGCTGTTCTCGCTGGCCTTCGACCCGACTCGAGAAGTCTCCCGCCAGATCGCCGGCGGCATCCTCTCGGTCGCCACCATGTTCGCCTCGGTCACCGCCCTTAACCAGACCTGGGCCCGCGAAATTCGCAACAACGTCCTCGATGCCCAACGCATGGCCCCGGCTCCCGCCTCGGCGCTCTTCCTGGCGAAAGTCCTGGTGAACTTCTTTTTTGTCACCATCGTTCAGCTGGTGCTCGCGCCCTTGTTCATCATCTTCTACAACCTGCGCTCGGTCGGCCCCGCATGGCCGCTGCTCCTGGTGCTGCCGCTCGGCACCTGGGCGCTGCTCGTGAACGGGACATTCTTTGCCGCACTTTCGATCCGCACCCGCAATCGCGAACTGCTGCTTCCGCTCATTCTCTTCCCCATCTACATTCCGGCGCTGCTCGCCATGGTGCTGGCCACCACCGGCATCCTCACTGGAGAAGCTGACCCCACGCTCTGGATCAAGTTCCTCGCCGGCTACGACGTGATCTTTACGACCGTCGGACTGCTGCTGTTTGAAACCGTGATTCAGGCGGAGTAGCGACCGAGACGGAGGACGATCCGGGCACGGGCCTCCATGGAGTTCTCTCTAGCCGCGGAGGACAGCCTATGCGGCGGAATCACGGAGCCCAACCCCTTTCAGAGTGCCGCCCACCAGTTCTATACTTGAGGCAGAAAGTTCCCTGACGGCAATTCTGCCCGGAGGGAGGCTTGACCGTGTTCCGCGAACTCGCCAAAGCCGTCGCCCTGATCCTCAGTATTGTGTCGATCTATGCCTTGCTTGGCAGCGCCTTCTTCGTTCCAGGAAGCCCTTGGCAGTATAGGCTGGCAGGAGCGGTCGAAACCCTGGCCATGTGCGCCTGTGTCTGCTTCGCGAGTGGACTGCTTTTCAGTATCAGCGAGCGATCGGAACCCCCGGTGACGCGAACTCTGCCGGTCCAGCTCTTTTATTGGGCCTTGGCTGGAACGGTGCTGATGTTCCTGCTCTCCCGTTATCTTGAGGTCTACTACATTCCGTTGATCTGGAAGAACCAGCCATACTAAGGCAACGTGACGCATCGGTGACGCGCCAGGAAATTATTGCGACACGAACCGGGTCGAATCGGGAGACCCGCCATCCTCTGCTCCCGATTTCTCGCGGCATCCAACTGATAAACTTCCCCCAGGAGTCACGCCATGGTTGAAGTCCTTCCCTCCATTCTTTCTGCTGACTTTGCCCATCTCGCCGATGAGGTCGCCGCTGCCGAACGGGGTGGCGCCAAGATCATTCATGTAGACGTGATGGACGGCCATTTCGTGCCCAACATTACGCTTGGCCCTCCGGTCGTGAAATCGCTTCGCAAGGCCACCAAACTCACCCTGGATTGCCACTTGATGATCGAGAATCCGGATCAATTTATTCCCGACTTTGCCGAGGCCGGGGCCAATTGGGTGAGCGTGCATTACGAGGCGTGCCGGCACCTGCATCGCACCCTCGAGCACATCCGCGAGCATGGCATGGAGCCGGCGGTCGTCATCAACCCCGCGACCCGCGTCAACTTCCTCATCGACGTGCTTCCCATGGTTCACCATGTGCTGGTCATGAGCGTGAATCCAGGCTTCGGCGGACAGAAGTTTATTCCTTTCGCCTTGGACAAAATCCGGC includes these proteins:
- a CDS encoding aminoacyl-tRNA deacylase produces the protein MKPPAKTKTNAARYLDSLGIAYELREYELGEEEFSAVAVAHKIGMPPEQVFKTLLCATHERDHLFAIVPGNVELDFKKLAQAACTRKAEMAPIKDVLPLTGYVRGGVTVFGAKKAFPVIIDETLELFDRISVSAGARGVQLILAPTDYLRAAESLGSTKLADLSK
- a CDS encoding cytochrome c maturation protein CcmE, which produces MKSGKQALRITIAVVVIVGTIGYLALSGVKANKSYYVTISELHGMGGDAYTRHLRVAGNVAPGSIEHSGTTAQFVLVENNNRLKVDYKGTEPPPDTFKDNAQALAIGTYGRDGVFHATALQAKCASKYAPKPGETPGMSPAPAAAKTASLGAAPLSR
- the rpe gene encoding ribulose-phosphate 3-epimerase — protein: MVEVLPSILSADFAHLADEVAAAERGGAKIIHVDVMDGHFVPNITLGPPVVKSLRKATKLTLDCHLMIENPDQFIPDFAEAGANWVSVHYEACRHLHRTLEHIREHGMEPAVVINPATRVNFLIDVLPMVHHVLVMSVNPGFGGQKFIPFALDKIRRLKELREEYRLNFHIEVDGGVDHETIASVVEAGADLLVAGNAVYGKGDGETGTRELTLAALTAAGQAREAKKPEAVGKAS
- a CDS encoding heme exporter protein CcmB, with protein sequence MNRPYVLTHLIRDLRIEWRSKDAINSMLFFALIIVVLFSLAFDPTREVSRQIAGGILSVATMFASVTALNQTWAREIRNNVLDAQRMAPAPASALFLAKVLVNFFFVTIVQLVLAPLFIIFYNLRSVGPAWPLLLVLPLGTWALLVNGTFFAALSIRTRNRELLLPLILFPIYIPALLAMVLATTGILTGEADPTLWIKFLAGYDVIFTTVGLLLFETVIQAE
- a CDS encoding ABC transporter ATP-binding protein, producing MPGIQPQIVQLTGVSRLYGTFAALRQITIGFDSGRCSLLLGENGAGKSTLLRTIAGLLRPTFGEILVFGAAPSDGRDRIGYMSHAPMLYDELTGLENLRYFASLYRTRPCLEPKAAMQATGLDPALARPISQYSQGMRQRASLARVLLPQPELLLLDEPFSNMDAASARQMLDLLSNLRSQGKTIILTTHQRELAAPLADEFITMQAGAVIAVEQAAGATV